A window of Haliscomenobacter hydrossis DSM 1100 contains these coding sequences:
- a CDS encoding SulP family inorganic anion transporter yields the protein MAKSYWNSINPYPKWFKFVNRRTLRADLFAGLTGAIIVLPQGLAFAMIAGLPPVYGLYTAIIPPIIAGLFGSSLHMVSGPTTANSLVIFAALSPIVMPGTPEYVSLALVITFFVGLIQLGFGLARLGVFVNFVSETVVVGFTTGAAILIAISQLKNVSGIEIANGLSAAETINVFFDKFLTGNFQVFTVAAISFLVAVMIKIKRPKLPYLIGGLLAGSLVAAVLGGSAVGIKFVGAIPRGLPPMSWPSFALADFSSLFPSAFAVAMIGLISAIAIGKSIGSQSGQRIDSNREFVGQGLANMIGSFFSSYAGSGSFTRSGVNYQAGAKTPISVVFASLILLVIMLSISPLAAYLPIPAMGGIIVLVSINLIDLPEIKRIAKASRLEMTVFSSTFIATLLVDLEYAIFLGIIISLTFFLYKVSTPNIATMAPDPTKPDNSLTFIKRKPELRECSQIKIIRLDGPIFYGAVDHISDFFDQVYEGNYKYCLILSEGVNFIGLAGAHWLYEEAERWKKRGGGLYLCNLKVIAQDVLIASGYKAQIGENHFFVTKQDAIAYIYSLIPDEACRNCERRVFRECRMKAAKVEQASQVSHSAQKT from the coding sequence ATGGCAAAATCTTACTGGAACTCCATCAATCCCTACCCGAAATGGTTCAAATTCGTCAATCGCCGAACTTTGAGAGCAGATCTCTTTGCGGGCTTAACAGGTGCCATCATTGTACTCCCGCAAGGTTTAGCTTTTGCCATGATTGCGGGATTGCCGCCCGTTTATGGATTGTATACGGCCATCATTCCGCCCATTATTGCCGGACTTTTTGGCTCTTCTTTGCATATGGTCTCGGGGCCAACGACCGCTAATTCTTTGGTTATTTTTGCGGCACTCAGCCCCATCGTGATGCCGGGAACGCCTGAATACGTTAGCCTGGCCCTGGTGATTACCTTTTTTGTAGGGCTGATCCAGTTAGGCTTTGGGCTGGCTCGCTTGGGGGTTTTTGTGAATTTCGTTTCTGAAACGGTAGTCGTTGGGTTTACAACGGGGGCGGCAATCCTGATTGCCATTAGCCAATTAAAAAATGTCTCGGGCATTGAAATTGCCAACGGATTAAGTGCGGCAGAAACGATAAACGTTTTTTTTGATAAATTCCTGACCGGAAATTTTCAAGTATTTACGGTAGCAGCCATCAGTTTTTTAGTGGCCGTAATGATCAAGATAAAGCGCCCAAAATTGCCTTATTTAATCGGGGGGTTATTGGCGGGGAGTTTGGTTGCTGCGGTACTTGGAGGAAGTGCGGTAGGGATCAAATTTGTCGGTGCCATTCCACGAGGATTACCCCCAATGAGCTGGCCAAGTTTTGCCCTTGCCGATTTTTCATCTTTGTTTCCCAGTGCTTTTGCGGTAGCCATGATTGGGTTAATTTCCGCTATTGCCATTGGAAAAAGTATTGGCAGTCAATCGGGGCAAAGAATTGATAGCAATCGGGAGTTCGTTGGACAGGGATTAGCGAATATGATTGGCAGTTTTTTCTCTTCTTATGCGGGTTCTGGCTCGTTCACCCGTTCAGGAGTAAATTACCAAGCAGGGGCAAAAACACCCATTTCCGTTGTTTTTGCTTCTTTGATTTTGCTGGTGATCATGCTCTCTATTTCCCCGCTGGCCGCTTATTTGCCTATTCCGGCAATGGGCGGGATCATCGTGCTGGTGTCGATCAATTTGATTGACCTCCCTGAGATCAAACGCATTGCCAAAGCGAGTAGGCTGGAGATGACGGTTTTTTCCAGTACGTTTATTGCCACTTTGTTGGTTGACCTGGAATACGCTATTTTCCTGGGTATTATCATTTCATTGACCTTCTTTTTGTACAAAGTATCCACCCCCAATATTGCCACGATGGCGCCTGATCCGACTAAACCCGACAACAGCCTTACCTTCATCAAGCGCAAGCCGGAATTGCGCGAATGTTCTCAAATCAAAATCATCCGCCTCGACGGACCGATTTTTTACGGGGCAGTAGACCATATTTCTGATTTTTTTGATCAGGTATACGAGGGCAACTACAAGTATTGCCTCATTTTGAGCGAGGGGGTAAATTTTATTGGCTTGGCTGGCGCGCATTGGCTGTATGAAGAGGCGGAACGCTGGAAAAAACGAGGTGGGGGCCTGTATTTGTGCAACTTAAAAGTAATTGCTCAGGATGTGCTCATCGCCAGTGGGTATAAAGCCCAGATTGGTGAAAATCACTTTTTTGTGACCAAACAAGATGCCATTGCCTACATCTACTCCCTCATACCGGATGAGGCTTGCCGGAATTGTGAAAGGAGGGTGTTTCGGGAGTGTAGAATGAAGGCAGCGAAGGTAGAGCAAGCTTCACAAGTGTCGCATTCCGCTCAAAAGACATAA
- a CDS encoding gluconate 2-dehydrogenase subunit 3 family protein translates to MDRRTALNKTALLLGGTILGAEALLSGCAPQSSKSKGILFKAEDEALLNEIADTILPDTPDSPGAKQAGVGAFMQLIVEDCYEPADQKVLIAGLEKIRSISQQQYKQDFVVLNAVQRQGLLTGLDEEAKKHEKSKTDEAPSHYFTILKQLSVFAYFSSEVGTTKALRYNPIPGRFDGCVDYKEGEKAWV, encoded by the coding sequence ATGGATCGCAGAACAGCACTCAACAAAACCGCTCTCTTACTAGGCGGAACCATCCTCGGCGCCGAAGCCCTGCTCAGCGGCTGTGCACCTCAATCAAGCAAAAGCAAAGGTATTTTGTTTAAGGCCGAAGATGAGGCGCTGCTGAACGAAATTGCCGACACCATTTTGCCAGACACCCCCGATTCCCCGGGAGCCAAGCAAGCTGGAGTGGGTGCCTTCATGCAATTGATTGTGGAAGATTGTTACGAGCCAGCTGATCAAAAAGTGCTGATCGCAGGTTTGGAAAAGATTCGCTCGATCAGCCAACAACAGTACAAACAAGATTTTGTCGTGCTCAACGCGGTACAACGCCAGGGTCTGCTTACCGGCCTAGATGAAGAAGCCAAAAAACACGAAAAATCCAAAACGGATGAGGCTCCGAGTCATTATTTCACGATACTGAAACAACTCTCCGTTTTTGCGTACTTTAGTTCTGAAGTCGGTACCACGAAGGCTTTGCGCTACAATCCAATCCCGGGCAGATTTGACGGCTGTGTAGATTATAAAGAAGGGGAGAAAGCCTGGGTTTGA
- a CDS encoding acyl-CoA thioesterase, with protein sequence MQAKPVSFSRTTITELMIPAYANFGGKIHGGILLSLMDKVAYACAAKHAGAYVVTVSVDGVNFREPVSVGELVSMHASVNYVGRTSLVVGIRVESENVISGENKHTNTSYFTMVAKDMEGKLCEVPPLELENEEDVRRCLEAIKRKRLKAAFSDEFDNEKNRLDLAENVHLLKNERVVFESKK encoded by the coding sequence ATGCAAGCCAAGCCCGTTTCTTTCTCCCGCACCACCATTACCGAACTGATGATTCCGGCCTATGCCAATTTTGGCGGAAAAATTCACGGCGGAATACTGCTTTCGTTGATGGACAAAGTGGCCTATGCTTGTGCCGCCAAACACGCTGGAGCATACGTGGTAACGGTATCGGTGGATGGCGTCAACTTCCGGGAGCCAGTATCGGTGGGAGAGTTGGTATCCATGCATGCCTCGGTCAATTACGTGGGGCGTACCTCCTTGGTGGTCGGTATTCGGGTAGAATCGGAAAATGTCATTAGCGGAGAAAACAAACACACCAACACTTCTTATTTCACCATGGTAGCCAAAGATATGGAAGGAAAATTGTGCGAGGTACCGCCACTGGAGTTGGAGAATGAAGAAGACGTGCGGCGCTGCCTGGAAGCCATCAAACGCAAAAGGCTCAAAGCGGCTTTCAGTGACGAATTTGACAATGAAAAAAATCGGCTGGATCTGGCTGAAAATGTACACTTGTTGAAAAACGAAAGAGTGGTCTTCGAATCGAAGAAATGA
- a CDS encoding rhodanese-like domain-containing protein, translating to MSFFQSLFGTAEKKYQDIPADEFLKLSENTKDVVLLDVRTPAEFAGGKLKGAINIDIFARDFQSKIAKLDKDKTYLVYCRSGNRSGQACNTMAGLGFTKLYNLAGGVISM from the coding sequence ATGAGTTTTTTTCAATCTTTATTCGGTACGGCTGAAAAAAAATACCAAGACATCCCCGCCGACGAATTCCTGAAGCTATCCGAAAACACCAAAGACGTAGTCCTTCTGGATGTACGTACCCCGGCTGAATTTGCTGGTGGAAAACTGAAAGGTGCCATCAATATCGACATCTTCGCTCGCGACTTTCAAAGCAAAATCGCAAAACTCGACAAAGACAAAACCTACCTGGTTTACTGCCGCAGTGGCAACCGTAGCGGACAAGCTTGCAACACCATGGCCGGGCTTGGTTTCACCAAGTTGTACAACCTCGCTGGAGGTGTGATAAGCATGTAA
- a CDS encoding c-type cytochrome, protein MKKEGNDAFDQGMLSVIQQLISAISVLMVGLILLTLVFVFNDEITLLLTPKPLPEVPDRSEEAVVLASSAESVYWIAPDITTISDQEKRAQINYGKQLIAHTAKYLGPKGSVKAISNGMNCQNCHLEAGTKVFGNNYGSVASTYPKFRARSGAEEDIYKRVNDCFERSLNGSGLDSSSKEMQAIKSYIEFLGKEVPKGEKAEGSGLKELPYLDRAADVAKGKLVYVDKCQSCHQANGAGLLNAARNEYVYPPLWGKNSYNDGAGLYRVSNFAKYAKYNMPLGVHHSFPQLSDEEAWDVAAFVNSQSRPHKDVPKDWPDIAKKPIDHPFGPYADGFTEQQHKYGPFQPIVAAQQKQAKDSPGIKK, encoded by the coding sequence ATGAAAAAAGAAGGGAATGACGCTTTCGATCAAGGTATGTTATCGGTTATTCAACAACTGATTTCAGCGATCTCCGTGTTGATGGTCGGTTTGATTTTGCTTACACTTGTATTCGTTTTCAACGACGAAATAACGCTATTGTTAACCCCCAAGCCACTGCCTGAAGTACCAGATAGATCTGAAGAGGCTGTAGTTTTAGCAAGTTCGGCCGAAAGTGTATATTGGATTGCACCCGATATCACGACCATTTCCGATCAGGAAAAACGGGCACAAATCAATTATGGCAAACAACTCATCGCCCATACTGCCAAATATTTAGGCCCCAAAGGCTCGGTAAAAGCCATCAGCAATGGGATGAATTGCCAAAACTGTCATTTGGAGGCGGGCACCAAAGTTTTTGGCAACAATTATGGTTCAGTTGCCTCTACCTATCCTAAATTTCGGGCAAGAAGTGGGGCCGAAGAAGACATTTACAAAAGGGTGAATGATTGTTTTGAACGCAGTTTGAACGGAAGTGGTCTGGATTCCTCAAGTAAAGAAATGCAGGCCATCAAATCCTACATCGAATTTCTTGGAAAAGAAGTACCCAAAGGAGAAAAAGCCGAAGGCTCGGGATTGAAAGAACTCCCCTACCTCGATCGCGCTGCCGATGTGGCCAAAGGTAAACTGGTGTATGTTGACAAATGCCAGAGTTGCCACCAGGCAAACGGGGCAGGATTGCTGAACGCCGCCAGGAATGAATATGTTTATCCTCCGCTATGGGGCAAAAACAGTTACAACGATGGGGCAGGTTTGTATCGCGTGAGCAATTTTGCCAAATATGCCAAATACAATATGCCACTCGGCGTACACCATTCTTTTCCACAACTGAGCGACGAAGAAGCCTGGGATGTGGCGGCTTTTGTCAACAGCCAAAGTCGTCCCCACAAAGATGTCCCCAAGGATTGGCCGGATATTGCTAAAAAACCAATCGATCATCCTTTTGGACCTTATGCGGATGGTTTCACAGAGCAGCAGCACAAGTACGGGCCTTTTCAGCCCATTGTCGCCGCACAGCAAAAACAAGCCAAAGACAGTCCAGGCATTAAGAAATAA
- a CDS encoding GMC oxidoreductase, with translation MSDFDAIVIGSGISGGWAAKELCEKGLKTLVLERGRNIEHIADYPTAFTEPWEFKHRNYLPRKVREENPLISKAAGYNEDTAHFFIQDKDHPYVQEKPFEWIRGYQVGGKSLIWGRACQRWSEYEFSAPARFGYGIDWPIRYKDVAPWYSHVEKFIGVCGHKDSIEAMPDGEFLPPIELNCVEKVLQQKFLAHYKNRYLVQGRWAQLTEPNDIHIEQGRGRCQCRNLCMRGCPYGGYFSSVTSTLPWAKRTGNLTVRPHSVVHSIIYDENKGQASGVRVIDANTKEVIEYKARVIFVNASALNSNLILLNSTSKRFPNGLGNDNGLLGKFIGFHIYRGSMGADMPGYEDKYIYGRNPVECILANFRNLKEQDTDFFGGYTTFMGAYRARRNEAEGIGAGFKKALSEPDGWRVYMYMQGETMPNENNHVRLSTNEKDQWGIPLLVTSVGYDDNAEKMVKDFLIQGREMLEVAGCTNIETYDNKQAPGLDIHEMGGVRMGRDPQTSLLNEWNQLHHCKNVFVTDGACMTSMGNQSPSILYMALTARAANRAVAELKKGKF, from the coding sequence ATGTCAGATTTTGATGCCATCGTCATTGGTTCGGGAATAAGTGGCGGCTGGGCAGCCAAAGAGTTGTGTGAGAAGGGGCTAAAAACCCTGGTACTGGAGCGTGGTCGCAACATTGAACACATCGCCGATTATCCCACCGCTTTTACCGAGCCCTGGGAGTTCAAGCATCGGAATTATCTGCCACGCAAAGTGCGAGAAGAAAACCCGCTGATCAGCAAAGCTGCTGGCTACAATGAGGATACTGCCCATTTTTTTATCCAGGATAAAGACCATCCCTACGTCCAGGAAAAACCTTTTGAGTGGATCCGCGGCTATCAGGTGGGGGGGAAATCCCTGATTTGGGGCCGTGCCTGTCAGCGTTGGAGTGAGTATGAGTTTTCGGCACCGGCTCGCTTTGGCTACGGCATCGATTGGCCCATTCGGTACAAAGACGTAGCGCCCTGGTACAGCCATGTGGAAAAATTCATCGGGGTATGTGGCCACAAAGACAGCATAGAGGCCATGCCCGATGGCGAGTTTTTGCCCCCCATCGAGTTAAACTGTGTAGAAAAAGTACTGCAACAAAAATTTCTGGCGCACTACAAAAACCGCTACCTGGTGCAAGGCCGTTGGGCACAACTCACCGAACCCAACGACATCCACATCGAACAAGGCCGGGGCCGTTGCCAGTGCCGCAATCTCTGCATGCGGGGTTGTCCTTATGGTGGTTATTTCAGCTCCGTAACCAGTACCCTTCCCTGGGCAAAAAGAACAGGTAACCTTACCGTACGCCCCCATTCCGTGGTTCATTCGATTATTTATGATGAAAACAAAGGCCAGGCTAGTGGCGTAAGAGTGATTGATGCCAATACAAAAGAAGTCATAGAATACAAAGCCAGGGTCATCTTCGTCAATGCTTCAGCGCTGAACAGCAACCTCATTTTGCTCAATTCTACCAGCAAACGTTTTCCCAATGGCCTCGGCAACGACAATGGCCTTTTGGGCAAATTCATCGGTTTTCACATTTACCGGGGTTCAATGGGTGCCGATATGCCGGGTTATGAAGACAAATACATTTATGGGCGGAACCCGGTCGAATGTATCCTGGCCAATTTTCGCAACCTGAAAGAGCAAGATACCGACTTCTTCGGAGGCTATACCACCTTCATGGGTGCTTATCGCGCTCGCCGCAACGAAGCCGAGGGCATTGGCGCTGGCTTCAAAAAAGCCCTCTCCGAACCGGACGGCTGGCGGGTATACATGTACATGCAGGGCGAAACCATGCCCAATGAAAACAACCACGTGCGCCTCAGTACCAATGAAAAAGACCAATGGGGAATTCCGCTCCTGGTGACCTCGGTTGGCTACGATGACAACGCCGAAAAAATGGTCAAAGACTTCCTGATCCAGGGACGGGAAATGCTGGAAGTGGCGGGCTGCACCAACATTGAAACCTACGACAACAAGCAAGCCCCCGGGCTGGACATCCACGAAATGGGTGGCGTACGCATGGGCCGCGACCCCCAGACTTCACTGCTCAACGAATGGAACCAACTGCACCACTGCAAAAACGTTTTTGTTACTGACGGCGCCTGTATGACCAGCATGGGCAACCAGAGCCCTTCGATTTTGTACATGGCGCTGACCGCGCGGGCAGCGAATCGGGCAGTGGCGGAGCTGAAAAAAGGAAAATTTTAA
- a CDS encoding APC family permease has product MSETHATKGHQLGFSTITLITVSLIIGLGIFKTPAIIAANAGTESIFFAAWIIGGITALCGALTYAEIGARYPVMGGFYQIFNYGYHPVVGFTVNILVLIVNAANLGVVALIGADYLSDLLFGHPSGVLFNTSMATIAVGLFYGVNLLGLKTSAQTQNFMTVLKVGLILILISTVFAGVVIEPHGYEDQPVQTFTGNNTVLLLLLSLIAVSFTYGGYQQTLNFGAEAKPGPALHKGIIAGTLLAIFLYLAINYAYVQVIGFEKMRNATAIGSLLFEAWFGKTGGKIFDLAMFLSVLTYVNIILMSNPRVMCAMSEDGVLPKIFSRRHPRTGALVPGLTVYAILTIIITLIGKQIDQILSFTMFLDSIGMCTSAATLFILRSRGEGDARVTGNLAKFTPYLAAFFVLSYAMVAVAVVIQKPGAAGIGMGLLVALGAIYFLVVKKR; this is encoded by the coding sequence ATGTCAGAAACCCACGCCACAAAAGGCCATCAACTTGGTTTTTCTACCATTACCCTCATCACTGTAAGCCTGATCATTGGTCTGGGCATCTTCAAAACCCCCGCCATCATAGCCGCCAATGCGGGTACCGAAAGTATCTTCTTTGCCGCCTGGATTATTGGGGGCATTACTGCCTTGTGCGGGGCGCTCACTTATGCCGAAATTGGAGCACGTTACCCCGTGATGGGAGGTTTTTACCAGATTTTCAATTACGGGTATCATCCCGTGGTGGGTTTTACAGTAAATATTCTGGTCTTGATTGTCAATGCGGCCAATTTAGGCGTAGTGGCACTGATCGGAGCCGACTACCTGAGTGATTTGTTGTTCGGGCATCCTTCGGGCGTCTTGTTCAATACGTCGATGGCCACGATAGCGGTGGGGTTGTTTTACGGGGTGAATTTATTGGGCTTAAAAACCAGTGCCCAAACCCAAAATTTTATGACGGTGTTAAAAGTTGGCTTGATCCTCATCCTGATTTCCACCGTTTTTGCCGGCGTGGTGATTGAGCCACATGGGTATGAAGACCAACCTGTACAAACGTTCACGGGCAACAATACCGTGTTGTTGCTATTGCTCAGCCTCATTGCCGTTTCTTTTACTTACGGCGGGTATCAACAAACCTTGAATTTTGGTGCCGAAGCCAAACCCGGCCCAGCCTTGCACAAGGGCATCATTGCGGGCACCTTGCTGGCAATTTTTTTGTACCTGGCCATCAACTACGCCTACGTGCAGGTGATTGGTTTTGAAAAAATGCGCAATGCCACGGCGATTGGGTCTTTGTTGTTCGAAGCCTGGTTTGGTAAAACGGGGGGCAAAATTTTTGATTTGGCCATGTTTTTATCGGTACTCACCTACGTCAACATCATCCTCATGAGCAACCCCCGGGTGATGTGCGCCATGAGTGAAGATGGGGTATTGCCCAAAATATTCAGTCGGCGGCATCCGCGTACCGGAGCCTTGGTGCCCGGACTAACGGTGTATGCCATCCTGACCATCATCATTACGCTGATTGGCAAACAGATTGACCAGATTTTGAGTTTCACCATGTTTTTAGACAGCATTGGCATGTGTACCTCGGCGGCTACCTTGTTCATCCTGCGCAGCAGGGGTGAAGGCGATGCACGGGTCACGGGTAATCTGGCTAAATTCACGCCTTATCTGGCGGCTTTTTTTGTGCTGAGTTATGCGATGGTGGCGGTGGCAGTGGTGATTCAGAAGCCGGGCGCGGCAGGGATTGGAATGGGGCTGTTGGTGGCGCTGGGGGCGATTTACTTTTTGGTAGTGAAGAAAAGGTGA